One part of the Vitis riparia cultivar Riparia Gloire de Montpellier isolate 1030 chromosome 15, EGFV_Vit.rip_1.0, whole genome shotgun sequence genome encodes these proteins:
- the LOC117932319 gene encoding ribosome biogenesis regulatory protein homolog, whose amino-acid sequence MTGMDTQEHQIDLGHLMAFDPLHHFPSPPTSREELVKECLQKGTVLVQLIADALFNLPSTEDIDGPLVKLPPPMTRLPREKHLPKPKPPTKWELFAKAKGIKNRKKDKIVYDEQTGTWKRRHGYDRVNDDKDIPIIEAKMTDEPGEDPFAKRQAEKKKRVEKHEKNRLQNLKQAVKVGALPSHIQLAATALPITGTQAAPKKASKNELQDIASMAAAATASGGKFDKKLVGEKPEKHKGKYRKFLPVVEGTGIGSQEKQQTEKVLNRLISKNSHEILNVDKAINMYNVKKEKKRKNQRGKDSSTSSKLKPKKQLQKKSLKKGGSSKKGKSK is encoded by the exons GGAAGAGCTCGTGAAGGAGTGTTTACAAAAGGGCACTGTGCTAGTCCAGTTAATTGCAGATGCCCTTTTCAACTTACCTTCAACTGAAGACATAGACGGACCCTTAGTCAAGTTGCCTCCACCAATGACAAGATTGCCTAGAGAAAAGCAT CTGCCTAAGCCTAAACCACCTACAAAATGGGAGTTGTTTGCCAAAGCTAAAG GTATAAAGAACCGCAAAAAAGATAAGATTGTTTATGATGAGCAAACTGGTACTTGGAAGCGTCGCCATGGATATGATCGTGTAAATGATGACAAAGATATACCCATTATCGAGGCCAAGATGACTGATG AGCCAGGAGAGGATCCTTTTGCTAAGAGACAAGCAGAAAAGAAGAAACGAGTTGAAAAACATGAGAAGAATCGATTACAGAATCTGAAACAAGCTGTAAAAGTTGGTGCTTTGCCaag CCACATTCAACTTGCTGCCACAGCCTTACCTATTACTGGAACCCAAGCTGCCCCAAAGAAAGCCAGCAAAAATGAACTTCAGGACATAGCAAGCATGGCTGCTGCCGCAACAGCCAGTGGTGGGAAATTTGACAAGAAGTTGGTTGGAGAAAAACCTGAAAAACATAAAGGAAAGTATCGCAAG TTCCTGCCAGTAGTGGAAGGAACAGGAATTGGATCACAAGAGAAGCAGCAAACTGAAAAAGTTTTGAATAGGCTAATCTCCAAGAATTCCCATGAGATACTCAATGTTGACAAG GCTATTAACATGTACAAtgtgaagaaagagaagaaaagaaagaatcagAGGGGTAAGGATTCATCAACTTCAAGCAAGTTGAAACCGAAGAAGCAGCTCCAGAAGAAGTCATTAAAGAAAGGAGGATCTTCGAAGAAAGGGAAGTCAAAATGA
- the LOC117932320 gene encoding histone H3-like centromeric protein HTR12, which produces MTRTKHLARKSRNRRRQFAATPASPASAGPSSATPRRPTRTATDASPSTAGREGQRKPFRYRPGTVALREIRRFQKTTHLLIPAAPFIRTVREISYFFAPEISRWTAEALVALQEAAEDYLVHLFEDAMLCAIHAKRVTLMKKDWELARRIGGKGQPW; this is translated from the exons ATGACGAGAACCAAACACCTCGCCCGTAAAAGCCGAAACCGCCGGCGGCAATTTG CTGCAACACCTGCTTCGCCAGCATCGGCTGGACCGAGTTCG GCAACACCCAGAAGGCCGACAAGGACTGCAACGGATGCTTCACCAA GTACAGCAGGGAGGGAGGGACAAAGGAAGCCTTTTCGCTATAGGCCAGGAACTGTGGCTCTTCGGGAGATTCGGCGATTTCAGAAGACCACACATCTACTAATCCCAGCTGCTCCTTTCATTAGAACT GTTAGAGAGATTAGCTACTTTTTTGCTCCAGAAATTTCTCGTTGGACAGCCGAAGCTTTAGTAGCACTTCAGGAG gCAGCAGAGGATTATCTGGTTCATTTGTTTGAAGATGCAATGCTTTGTGCAATTCATGCAAAACGCGTAACACTAA TGAAAAAGGACTGGGAGTTGGCACGTCGGATTGGAGGGAAAGGACAGCCTTGGTGA
- the LOC117932390 gene encoding rhodanese-like domain-containing protein 4, chloroplastic: protein MGALNLAGLTPLSVLRDRRTEPRKISSLPAVSALKISSSATFNTTPPALQECFTRSFHGGLVLLSSVLGPGAAAALTYEEALDQSVTTSTSGGIIEFDANGFLDRVISFGVENPAVVAGGALILVVPLVLSQLLKKPKPWGVESARNAYAKLGDDATAQLLDIRAPVEFRQVGSPDIRGLRKKPVAIPYKGGDKQAFLKKLSLKFKEPENTTLLILDKFDGNSEMVAELAAVNGFKAAYAIKDGAEGPRGWMNSSLPWILPKKTLSLDLGNFAESISDALGEGIDGLSLTVGLAAATGLGLLAFSEVETLLQLLGSAAILQFVSKKFLFAEDRKETLQQVDEFLTTKIAPKDFVDEIKDIGKALLPSPAYGNSLPAPAVATPEPPTSTEPKVEAAAPPEINSVPKPEVQAESIPSLSRPLSPYPYYPDFKPPTSPTPSQP, encoded by the exons ATGGGGGCCCTTAATTTAGCAGGCTTGACTCCACTGTCAGTTCTTCGTGATAGAAGAACAGAACCCAGAAAAATCTCATCACTCCCCGCAGTTTCTGCGCTGAAAATCTCAAGTTCTGCCACTTTTAACACCACCCCACCAGCTCTACAAGAGTGTTTCACTAGGAGTTTTCATGGTGGTCTGGTGCTACTTTCATCTGTACTCGGCCCTGGGGCTGCCGCAGCTTTGACATATGAAGAAGCTCTGGACCAATCAGTGACCACCTCCACTTCTGGGGGCATTATTGAGTTTGATGCCAATGGGTTTCTTGACAGAGTGATCAGCTTTGGGGTTGAGAACCCTGCAGTTGTGGCTGGTGGGGCTTTGATTTTGGTGGTGCCATTGGTGTTGTCTCAGCTTCTGAAGAAGCCTAAGCCATGGGGGGTTGAGTCTGCAAGGAATGCTTATGCAAAATTGGGGGATGATGCCACTGCTCAGTTGCTTGATATAAGAGCACCGGTGGAGTTTAGGCAAGTGGGAAGTCCGGATATCAGGGGTTTGAGGAAGAAACCGGTGGCGATTCCATATAAAGGTGGAGATAAGCAGGCGTTCTTGAAGAAGCTTTCTTTGAAGTTCAAGGAACCAGAGAATACCACATTGTTGATTCTTGACAA ATTTGATGGGAATTCTGAAATGGTTGCTGAGTTGGCCGCTGTTAATGGATTCAAAGCTGCTTATGCAATAAAAGATGGTGCAGAAGGACCCCGAGGATGGATG AATAGCAGCCTTCCCTGGATACTGCCAAAGAAAACATTGAGTCTTGACCTTGGAAACTTTGCTGAGTCTATCAGTGATGCACTTGGA GAGGGTATAGATGGCCTGTCTCTTACTGTTGGACTGGCAGCAGCTACTGGATTGGGTTTATTGGCATTTTCAGAG GTAGAAACACTACTCCAACTTTTAGGCTCGGCTGCAATTCTGCAGTTTGTCAGCAAGAAATTCCTATTTGCTGAG GATCGAAAGGAAACTCTGCAACAAGTTGATGAGTTCTTGACCACCAAGATTGCCCCTAAAGATTTTGTCGATGAGATAAAG GATATTGGAAAGGCTCTTCTACCATCACCCGCGTATGGCAACTCTCTTCCCGCACCTGCAGTGGCAACCCCAGAACCTCCCACGAGCACCGAGCCTAAAGTAGAGGCAGCTGCACCACCAGAAATCAATTCAGTCCCCAAACCAGAAGTTCAAGCAGAATCAATTCCCAGCCTTTCAAGACCTTTATCTCCATACCCATAT TATCCCGATTTCAAGCCACCGACATCTCCTACACCTTCACAACCATAG
- the LOC117931580 gene encoding chitinase domain-containing protein 1 isoform X2, which translates to MAKRREGRVPSNSDRREDRVEASKRAIRRGGDSASSPKINIVLFLFVVIAPAIAVLVYRIRYAPRTNRALSSYVHQQGLVKADVNYQEILTENSKVSKNMSQRHYTYPVLAYITPWNNKGYDLAKSFNSKFTHLSPVWYDLRSQGTNLVLEGRHNADIGWITELRMKGDAWVIPRVVLEAIPKELLRKKKQRDKAIEMIITECKEMDYDGIVLESWSRWAAYGILHDPEMRNMALQFIKQLGQALHSVSSEKNGKQGLQLIYVIGPTRSEKLQEHDFGPADLRSLSDYVDGFSLMTYDFSGPHNPGPNAPLKWIHSTLQLLLGSVGKSDQNLARKILLGINFYGNDFALSKGGGGGAITGRDYLALLDKHKPVLQWEKNSGEHLFFYSDDHHAKHAVFYPSLMSIFLRLEEARSWGVGISIWEIGQGLDYFFDLL; encoded by the exons ATGGCTAAGAGACGCGAAGGGCGAGTGCCGTCGAATTCGGATCGGCGTGAAGACCGAGTCGAAGCGTCGAAGCGGGCAATCCGACGCGGTGGCGACTCAGCTTCGAGCCCCAAAATCAACATCGTCCTCTTCCTCTTCGTCGTCATAGCTCCTGCCATTGCCGTATTAGTATACCGTATAAGGTACGCTCCGCGTACGAATCGCGCTCTCTCCTCGTATGTACACCAGCAAGGCCTCGTCAAAGCTGATGTGAATTACCAAGAGATCCTCACT GAGAATTCCAAGGTGTCCAAGAACATGTCTCAGCGGCATTATACATATCCTGTACTGGCCTACATAACTCCCTG GAATAACAAAGGCTATGATCTGGCAAAAAGTTTCAACTCCAAGTTCACGCATTTATCACCTGTCTGGTATGATCTGAGGAG CCAGGGGACCAATTTGGTTCTGGAGGGGAGACATAATGCTGATATAGGATGGATCACAGAGCTTAGAATGAAAGGAGATGCTTGG GTGATTCCTAGAGTTGTTCTGGAAGCCATTCCTAAGGAGTTGCTTCGAAAGAAAAAGCAGAGGGATAAAGCAATTGAAATGATAATAACAGAGTGCAA GGAAATGGATTATGATGGTATAGTGCTAGAATCTTGGTCGAGGTGGGCAGCCTATGGTATCTTGCATGATCCAGAGATGAGGAACATG GCTTTGCAGTTCATAAAACAGCTTGGACAAGCGCTGCATTCTGTGAGCTCAGAGAAGAATGGTAAACAAGGTTTGCAGCTGATTTATGTTATAGGTCCAACACGCTCAGAGAAGCTTCAAGAGCATGATTTTGGGCCAGCAGATCTTCGGAGTTTGAGTGATTATGTAGATGGATTTTCCCTTATGACTTATGACTTCTCAGGTCCTCATAATCCTGGGCCGAATGCACCTTTGAAGTGGATTCATTCCACCCTGCAGCTTCTCCTTGGCAGTGTGGGTAAAAGTGATCAGAACCTGGCACGGAAGATACTTCTTGGCATTAATTTCTATGGGAATGATTTTGCCCTTTCGAAAG GTGGAGGTGGTGGAGCAATCACAGGAAGGGATTATCTAGCCTTATTGGACAAGCACAAGCCGGTATTGCAGTGGGAGAAGAACAGTGGGGAGCATTTGTTCTTTTATTCGGATGATCACCATGCCAAGCATGCAGTGTTCTACCCATCACTAATGTCGATTTTTCTCAGGCTAGAGGAAGCTCGTTCATGGGGTGTTGGCATCTCAATCTGGGAAATCGGCCAAGGTTTGGATTACTTTTTTGATCTTCTGTGA
- the LOC117931580 gene encoding chitinase domain-containing protein 1 isoform X1, whose product MAKRREGRVPSNSDRREDRVEASKRAIRRGGDSASSPKINIVLFLFVVIAPAIAVLVYRIRYAPRTNRALSSYVHQQGLVKADVNYQEILTENSKVSKNMSQRHYTYPVLAYITPWNNKGYDLAKSFNSKFTHLSPVWYDLRSQGTNLVLEGRHNADIGWITELRMKGDAWVIPRVVLEAIPKELLRKKKQRDKAIEMIITECKEMDYDGIVLESWSRWAAYGILHDPEMRNMALQFIKQLGQALHSVSSEKNGKQGLQLIYVIGPTRSEKLQEHDFGPADLRSLSDYVDGFSLMTYDFSGPHNPGPNAPLKWIHSTLQLLLGSVGKSDQNLARKILLGINFYGNDFALSKGTAGGGGGAITGRDYLALLDKHKPVLQWEKNSGEHLFFYSDDHHAKHAVFYPSLMSIFLRLEEARSWGVGISIWEIGQGLDYFFDLL is encoded by the exons ATGGCTAAGAGACGCGAAGGGCGAGTGCCGTCGAATTCGGATCGGCGTGAAGACCGAGTCGAAGCGTCGAAGCGGGCAATCCGACGCGGTGGCGACTCAGCTTCGAGCCCCAAAATCAACATCGTCCTCTTCCTCTTCGTCGTCATAGCTCCTGCCATTGCCGTATTAGTATACCGTATAAGGTACGCTCCGCGTACGAATCGCGCTCTCTCCTCGTATGTACACCAGCAAGGCCTCGTCAAAGCTGATGTGAATTACCAAGAGATCCTCACT GAGAATTCCAAGGTGTCCAAGAACATGTCTCAGCGGCATTATACATATCCTGTACTGGCCTACATAACTCCCTG GAATAACAAAGGCTATGATCTGGCAAAAAGTTTCAACTCCAAGTTCACGCATTTATCACCTGTCTGGTATGATCTGAGGAG CCAGGGGACCAATTTGGTTCTGGAGGGGAGACATAATGCTGATATAGGATGGATCACAGAGCTTAGAATGAAAGGAGATGCTTGG GTGATTCCTAGAGTTGTTCTGGAAGCCATTCCTAAGGAGTTGCTTCGAAAGAAAAAGCAGAGGGATAAAGCAATTGAAATGATAATAACAGAGTGCAA GGAAATGGATTATGATGGTATAGTGCTAGAATCTTGGTCGAGGTGGGCAGCCTATGGTATCTTGCATGATCCAGAGATGAGGAACATG GCTTTGCAGTTCATAAAACAGCTTGGACAAGCGCTGCATTCTGTGAGCTCAGAGAAGAATGGTAAACAAGGTTTGCAGCTGATTTATGTTATAGGTCCAACACGCTCAGAGAAGCTTCAAGAGCATGATTTTGGGCCAGCAGATCTTCGGAGTTTGAGTGATTATGTAGATGGATTTTCCCTTATGACTTATGACTTCTCAGGTCCTCATAATCCTGGGCCGAATGCACCTTTGAAGTGGATTCATTCCACCCTGCAGCTTCTCCTTGGCAGTGTGGGTAAAAGTGATCAGAACCTGGCACGGAAGATACTTCTTGGCATTAATTTCTATGGGAATGATTTTGCCCTTTCGAAAG GAACTGCAGGTGGAGGTGGTGGAGCAATCACAGGAAGGGATTATCTAGCCTTATTGGACAAGCACAAGCCGGTATTGCAGTGGGAGAAGAACAGTGGGGAGCATTTGTTCTTTTATTCGGATGATCACCATGCCAAGCATGCAGTGTTCTACCCATCACTAATGTCGATTTTTCTCAGGCTAGAGGAAGCTCGTTCATGGGGTGTTGGCATCTCAATCTGGGAAATCGGCCAAGGTTTGGATTACTTTTTTGATCTTCTGTGA
- the LOC117932707 gene encoding protein WHAT'S THIS FACTOR 1 homolog, chloroplastic, which translates to MDTKLLISSSKASPSTVLPFFLSYKSSFFEKPKVSVKSHLSFTPNHTQKTPFLGGSLVLRERVDCLRNLRKTHVPVGPIRAAVKRRKELPFDNVVQRDKKLKLVLKIRKLLVSQPDRVMSLRQLGKYRRELGLTKKRRFIALLKKFPAIFEIVEEGVYSLKFKLTPEAERLYLEELKIRNEMEDLLVVKLRKLLMMSMEKRILLEKIAHLKTDLGLPSEFRDTICQRYPQYFKVVQTERGPALELTHWDPELAVSAAEIWEEEKRVRELEERDLIIDRPPKFNRVKLPKGLSLSKGEMRRLSRFRDMPYISPYSDFSGLRSGSSEKEKHACGVVHEMLSLTVEKRTLVDHLTHFREEFRFSQQLRGMLIRHPDMFYVSLKGDRDSVFLREAYSDSQLIEKDRLLVIKEKLRALVSVPRFRRRGAPRSDADVVEGTDEQEHGSGEEGEEWSDVDNLMGDGLDDDDDDDDDDEEDDWSDEDDNTPPDFDEDDGTMKFELNKEVKQVDNLGKDEEKVLVPMFPDGRPRERW; encoded by the coding sequence ATGGACACCAAGCTCTTGATATCTTCATCCAAAGCCTCACCATCCACTGTTTTACCATTCTTTCTCTCATACAAGTCATCTTTCTTTGAGAAGCCTAAAGTTTCTGTAAAATCCCATCTTTCGTTTACTCCAAATCACACACAAAAGACGCCATTTTTGGGTGGAAGTTTGGTTTTGCGAGAGAGGGTTGAttgtttgagaaatttgagaaaaacCCACGTTCCTGTTGGGCCAATAAGAGCTGCAgtgaagagaagaaaagagcTTCCATTCGATAATGTGGTTCAAAGGGACAAGAAGCTGAAACTGGTTTTGAAGATTAGGAAGCTTTTAGTGAGTCAACCAGACCGAGTTATGTCTCTTAGGCAGTTGGGTAAGTATAGAAGAGAATTGGGTCTCACGAAAAAGAGAAGATTTATTGCTCTGTTGAAGAAATTCCCTGCAATATTTGAGATTGTGGAAGAAGGGGTTTATTCACTTAAGTTCAAGTTGACGCCAGAAGCGGAGAGACTTTACTTGGAGGAGTTGAAGATTAGGAATGAGATGGAGGATTTGTTGGTTGTCAAGTTGAGGAAGTTGTTGATGATGTCGATGGAGAAGCGGATTTTATTGGAAAAGATTGCTCATTTGAAGACTGATCTTGGGCTTCCTTCAGAATTCCGCGACACAATTTGTCAACGGTACCCGCAATATTTTAAGGTTGTGCAGACTGAAAGAGGGCCAGCATTGGAATTGACCCATTGGGATCCTGAGCTTGCAGTTTCGGCTGCAGAGATTTGGGAGGAAGAGAAGCGAGTTAGAGAGCTTGAAGAAAGAGACTTAATTATAGATAGGCCACCAAAGTTTAATAGAGTAAAGCTACCAAAAGGTCTTAGTCTTTCCAAGGGTGAGATGAGAAGGCTTTCTAGGTTTAGAGACATGCCTTATATATCCCCATATTCTGATTTCTCAGGACTGAGGTCTGGTTCGTCTGAGAAAGAGAAGCATGCATGTGGGGTGGTTCATGAGATGTTGAGTCTTACAGTTGAAAAGAGAACTCTTGTGGATCACCTTACCCATTTTAGGGAGGAGTTTAGATTCTCCCAGCAGCTGAGGGGGATGTTGATAAGGCACCCCGACATGTTCTATGTTTCTTTGAAAGGGGACAGGGACTCAGTTTTCCTCAGGGAAGCTTACAGTGATTCTCAGTTGATAGAGAAGGATCGGTTGTTGGTTATCAAGGAGAAGCTCCGTGCTCTTGTTTCTGTTCCCAGATTTCGAAGGAGGGGTGCTCCCAGAAGCGATGCAGATGTGGTGGAGGGAACTGATGAACAGGAACATGGAAGTGGTGAGGAGGGAGAAGAATGGTCAGATGTTGATAATTTAATGGGTGATGGattagatgatgatgatgatgatgacgacgacgatgaagaagatgactggagtgatgaagatgataatacacctcctgattttgatgaagatgatggaACCATGAAGTTTGAATTGAACAAAGAAGTTAAGCAGGTTGATAACTTGGGGAAGGATGAAGAGAAAGTGCTTGTTCCCATGTTCCCTGATGGTCGACCCAGAGAACGCTGGTAA
- the LOC117932236 gene encoding pentatricopeptide repeat-containing protein At4g01030, mitochondrial: MEKLVPLHHLHPPLQNPLTHKPIKTPTSKLYLDSHSSDDSNVITSLTSVKMMHAQMIKLPQKWNPDAAAKNLISSYLEFGDFWSAAMVFYVGLPRNYLKWNSFVEEFKSSAGSLHIVLEVFKELHGKGVVFDSEVYSVALKTCTRVMDIWLGMEIHGCLIKRGFDLDVYLRCALMNFYGRCWGLEKANQVFHEMPNPEALLWNEAIILNLQSEKLQKGVELFRKMQFSFLKAETATIVRVLQACGKMGALNAAKQIHGYVFRFGLDSDVSLCNPLISMYSKNGKLELARRVFDSMENRNTSSWNSMISSYAALGFLNDAWSLFYELESSDMKPDIVTWNCLLSGHFLHGYKEEVLNILQRMQGEGFKPNSSSMTSVLQAISELGFLNMGKETHGYVLRNGFDCDVYVGTSLVDMYVKNHSLTSAQAVFDNMKNRNIFAWNSLVSGYSFKGMFEDALRLLNQMEKEGIKPDLVTWNGMISGYAMWGCGKEALAVLHQTKSLGLTPNVVSWTALISGSSQAGNNRDSLKFFAQMQQEGVMPNSASITCLLRACASLSLLQKGKEIHCLSIRNGFIEDVFVATALIDMYSKSSSLKNAHKVFRRIQNKTLASWNCMIMGFAIFGLGKEAISVFNEMQKAGVGPDAITFTALLSACKNSGLIGEGWKYFDSMITDYSIVPRLEHYCCMVDLLGRAGYLDEAWDLIHTMPLKPDATIWGALLGSCRIHKNLEFAETAAKNLFKLEPNNSANYILMMNLYSIFNRWEDMDRLRELMGAAGVRNRQVWSWIQINQRVHVFSSDGKPHPDAGKIYFELYQLVSEMKKLGYVPDVNCVYQNMDEVEKQKILLSHTEKLAITYGLIKMKAGEPIRIIKNTRICSDCHSAAKYISLVKARELFLRDGVRFHHFREGKCSCNDFW; the protein is encoded by the coding sequence ATGGAAAAACTAGTTCCATTGCACCACCTCCACCCACCTCTTCAAAATCCACTCACCCACAAGCCAATCAAAACCCCAACCTCCAAGCTTTACTTGGATTCTCATTCTTCAGATGATTCCAATGTAATCACTTCTCTTACTTCAGTCAAAATGATGCACGCCCAGATGATAAAATTGCCCCAAAAGTGGAATCCTGATGCTGCAGCCAAAAATTTGATCTCCAGTTACTTGGAATTTGGTGATTTTTGGTCTGCTGCCATGGTTTTCTATGTGGGCTTGCCAAGAAACTATCTTAAATGGAACTCTTTTGTGGAGGAATTCAAGAGTTCTGCAGGGAGTTTACATATTGTTCTTGAGGTTTTCAAGGAGCTGCATGGTAAAGGAGTGGTATTTGATAGTGAAGTTTATAGTGTTGCTTTGAAAACTTGCACTAGGGTAATGGATATATGGCTTGGAATGGAGATCCATGGATGTTTGATCAAAAGGGGTTTTGATTTGGATGTGTATCTGAGGTGTGCTCTGATGAATTTCTATGGGAGGTGTTGGGGTCTAGAGAAAGCAAACCAAGTGTTTCATGAAATGCCAAACCCAGAAGCTCTATTGTGGAATGAGGCAATTATACTGAATTTACAGAGTGAGAAATTGCAGAAGGGTGTAGAGCTGTTTCGAAAaatgcaattttcatttttgaaagcTGAGACTGCTACAATTGTGAGAGTCCTCCAAGCTTGTGGAAAAATGGGGGCTCTCAATGCAGCGAAGCAGATTCATGGGTATGTTTTTAGATTTGGATTAGACTCAGATGTATCCTTATGCAATCCTCTGATTAGCATGTACTCCAAAAATGGCAAACTTGAACTAGCTAGAAGAGTTTTTGATTCAATGGAAAACAGGAACACATCTTCATGGAACTCAATGATTTCCAGTTATGCTGCACTTGGTTTTTTGAATGATGCATGGAGTCTTTTCTATGAGTTAGAATCCTCTGATATGAAACCAGACATTGTAACTTGGAATTGCCTTTTATCAGGTCATTTTCTTCATGGTTATAAGGAAGAAGTACTGAATATTTTACAGAGAATGCAAGGTGAGGGCTTCAAGCCTAACTCAAGCTCCATGACTAGTGTTCTTCAAGCTATTAGTGAACTGGGTTTCTTGAATATGGGGAAGGAAACTCATGGATATGTGTTGAGAAATGGGTTTGACTGTGATGTATATGTAGGAACTTCACTAGTAGACATGTACGTGAAGAATCATAGCTTAACCAGTGCTCAAGCAGTTTTTGACAACATGAAGAACAGAAACATCTTTGCTTGGAACTCTTTGGTTTCAGGATATTCCTTCAAGGGCATGTTTGAAGATGCTCTAAGGCTATTGAATCAGATGGAAAAGGAAGGAATCAAACCCGATTTGGTGACATGGAATGGTATGATTTCAGGGTATGCAATGTGGGGCTGTGGTAAGGAAGCGTTGGCTGTGCTCCATCAAACCAAAAGTCTGGGATTGACCCCTAATGTGGTCTCATGGACTGCTCTGATATCAGGATCCTCACAGGCGGGAAACAATAGAGATTCCCTCAAGTTTTTTGCCCAAATGCAGCAAGAAGGCGTCATGCCTAATTCAGCTAGCATCACATGCTTGCTTCGCGCTTGTGCCAGCCTGTCTTTGCTGCAGAAGGGCAAAGAGATACACTGTCTCAGTATAAGAAACGGTTTCATTGAAGATGTTTTTGTAGCAACAGCTCTCATTGACATGTACAGCAAGTCCAGCAGCTTAAAGAATGCTCACAAGGTTTTCAGGAGGATTCAGAACAAAACATTAGCCTCCTGGAACTGTATGATCATGGGGTTTGCCATTTTCGGGCTTGGGAAAGAGGCTATATCTGTTTTTAATGAAATGCAGAAAGCGGGTGTCGGCCCTGATGCCATAACCTTCACTGCTCTCCTCTCTGCTTGCAAAAATTCAGGTTTGATTGGGGAAGGATGGAAATACTTTGACAGTATGATAACAGATTATAGCATAGTCCCTAGGCTTGAGCATTACTGCTGCATGGTTGATCTTCTGGGTAGAGCTGGCTATCTTGATGAAGCTTGGGATTTAATTCATACCATGCCACTAAAACCAGATGCTACCATCTGGGGTGCTCTTCTTGGATCCTGTCGAATCCATAAAAACCTCGAGTTTGCAGAGACTGCAGCAAAGAATCTCTTCAAGTTGGAACCTAATAACTCTGCTAATTACATCTTAATGATGAACTTATACTCAATTTTCAACAGATGGGAAGACATGGATCGTCTTAGAGAATTGATGGGCGCTGCAGGGGTGAGGAACCGGCAGGTGTGGAGCTGGATACAAATTAACCAGAGGGTTCATGTGTTCTCTTCTGATGGGAAACCCCATCCAGATGCagggaaaatatattttgagCTGTACCAGTTAGTTTCAGAAATGAAGAAACTGGGATATGTGCCTGATGTCAACTGTGTATATCAAAACATGGATGAGGTAGAGAAGCAGAAGATTCTGTTAAGCCACACTGAGAAACTGGCCATCACCTATGGACTGATCAAGATGAAAGCAGGTGAACCCATAAGGATAATCAAGAACACAAGAATATGTTCCGACTGTCACTCGGCTGCAAAATACATATCACTGGTAAAAGCCCGGGAGCTTTTCCTCCGGGATGGTGTTCGGTTTCACCATTTCAGGGAAGGGAAGTGTTCCTGTAATGATTTCTGGTGA
- the LOC117932237 gene encoding abscisic acid receptor PYL9: MALGGIDGCDACNAMMEAQVICRHHAHEPRENQCSSVLVRHVKAPANLVWSLVRRFDQPQKYKPFVSRCVVQGDLRIGSVREVNVKTGLPATTSTERLELFDDDEHVLGIKILDGDHRLRNYSSVITVHPEIIDGRPGTLVIESFVVDVPEGNTKDDTCYFVRALINCNLKCLAEVSERMAMLGRVEPANAV, encoded by the exons ATGGCTTTGGGGGGAATAGACGGCTGTGATGCGTGCAACGCCATGATGGAGGCGCAGGTCATTTGTAGACATCATGCGCACGAGCCCCGGGAGAACCAGTGCAGTTCAGTTCTTGTTAGGCACGTCAAAGCTCCTGCTAATCTG GTTTGGTCACTGGTAAGGAGATTTGATCAACCCCAGAAGTACAAGCCCTTTGTTAGTAGGTGTGTGGTGCAAGGGGACCTCAGGATTGGGAGTGTCCGGGAAGTGAACGTCAAGACCGGTCTTCCGGCGACAACCAGCACGGAAAGGCTAGAGCTGTTTGATGACGATGAGCACGTACTTGGCATCAAAATCCTCGATGGGGATCACAGACTAAGG AACTACTCCTCTGTTATTACTGTTCATCCAGAAATAATTGATGGGAGACCAGGGACACTGGTGATTGAGTCCTTTGTGGTGGACGTGCCTGAGGGGAACACCAAGGATGACACATGCTACTTTGTTCGGGCCCTCATCAACTGCAACCTCAAATGTCTGGCTGAAGTCTCAGAGAGGATGGCCATGCTGGGCCGAGTTGAACCTGCCAATGCAGTCTGA